In Streptomyces pluripotens, the genomic window GACCACTCGGATAGGAAGGTCGTAGGACCAACGGAGGACCGAGGTCCGGCCAAAACCCAGTGGGCGATGTCAGTGTTGGTCCGTACGCTCACGGTGATGCCAACGACACGTGCAACCACCGAGGAGCGGTCCGCCGCGCGCACCCTGCTGCGGCTGTGGCCGTACGTCCGCCCCGTCCGCGTCCGGTTGTTCACCGCGGCGGTCGTCGCGGTCGTCGCCTCCTGCACGGGACTGGTGATCCCACTCGTCCTCAAGTGGATGGTCGACGGACCGGTCGCCGACCGGGATCCTGCGGGGGTATGGCGCGGCGCGCTGTACCTGCTGCTGCTCGGTGTGGCCGAGGCGGTCCTGTTCGGGATAAGACGCTGGCTCGTGGCCCGTCCGCTGTCCGGGGTCGAGGCGGAGATGCGGGCTGACCTGTACCGTCATCTGCAGCGGCTGCCCGTGGCCTTCCACGACCGCTGGGCCTCCGGCCAACTGCTCTCGCGCGGCACGACCGATCTGATGCTGCTGCGCATGTTCCTCGCCTTCCCACTGACGTTCCTGCTGGTCAACAGCGTGACGATCCTCGTCGGCATGGTGATCATGCTGCTCCAGGACTGGGCGTTGGGGCTGGTTGTTCTCGGGCCCGCGCTCCCCGTGATGTGGACCTGCGTGTTGTTCGAGCGGCGGTATGCGCAGGCCGCACGGCGCGCGCAGGACCAGGTCGGGGATCTGGCCACCGTGGTCGAGGAAAGCGTGCTCGGCATTCGCATCATCAAGGGTTTCGGCCGTCACCGCAGCCAGGCGCGGGCCTTCCGCGAACTGTCGGACGCCCTGCGCGGCACCGAGTTGCGCAAGGCACGGCTGCTGGCCACCATCTGGGGCGTCATCGTGACCCTGCCCGAGGCCGCGATCGGGACGGCGCTGGTGCTGGGTGTGGTGCGGGTGGCCGACGGAGACTTGTCCGCGGGCACGCTGGTCGCCTTCCTGAGCACGGCACTCGCGCTGCGGTGGCCGGTGGACTCGATCGGTTTCCTGTTGGCCATGAGCCAGGAGGCGGCGACGGCCACCGAGCGGTACTTCGAGGTGATGGACGAGACGCCGGAAACGAGTACGGCACCGGGCGTACGCGGCACCCGGCCGACGTTCCCCGAACACGGACAGACCCTCTTGTCCTCGGTCGGCACGGGTACCAGCGCCGGTCTCCGGTTCGAGAACGTCCGGTTCCGCTACCCGGA contains:
- a CDS encoding ABC transporter ATP-binding protein — protein: MPTTRATTEERSAARTLLRLWPYVRPVRVRLFTAAVVAVVASCTGLVIPLVLKWMVDGPVADRDPAGVWRGALYLLLLGVAEAVLFGIRRWLVARPLSGVEAEMRADLYRHLQRLPVAFHDRWASGQLLSRGTTDLMLLRMFLAFPLTFLLVNSVTILVGMVIMLLQDWALGLVVLGPALPVMWTCVLFERRYAQAARRAQDQVGDLATVVEESVLGIRIIKGFGRHRSQARAFRELSDALRGTELRKARLLATIWGVIVTLPEAAIGTALVLGVVRVADGDLSAGTLVAFLSTALALRWPVDSIGFLLAMSQEAATATERYFEVMDETPETSTAPGVRGTRPTFPEHGQTLLSSVGTGTSAGLRFENVRFRYPDAPPGSPPLLHHIDLHIRPGESMALVGATGSGKTTLTALVPRLHEVTSGRITLNGVDITAIPREELRARVAVAFEEPTLFSTSVGENVLMGAADGAERAALDHALAVAQAEFAHALPQGAETRVGEQGLSLSGGQRQRLALARAVVGRPEFLVLDDPLSALDVHTEAAVEAALRQVLADTTALIVAHRPSTVLLADRVALLSDGRITAVGTHQELLHTNTEYAQLMSGEQEGSR